One genomic region from Roseofilum reptotaenium CS-1145 encodes:
- a CDS encoding tetratricopeptide repeat protein, which yields MVDWRKVWRSLIARLSRWWQQISKKLRRTSAASADSPQRPPLSYTHYEFLFNQLLEGVNTQGWSLKEINQFFSQWQERTTEEEWLAWLERFGERVLESRSPNLELAQRMVKLANVYPRPLGQCSREIGLALLERPREAEPEVIEEPQVDESPPVVEEKPVVLEPPAIKKLPIPKPPEPQEKPKENLQPPQKRPQPRLELPSLNSLSGVLHWLQLRPQMVQQLAQQMGMETNKPEEVLQELKMRALMKSSVEQEQQGNLRGAIAYVDRALSLNTQSAIAWAMKGDLLFKLQKFEQAIAAYDRTITVNPNDEQTWYNRGMAQFQLQNFELALASFEQALNLEPSFYAAWKNKAISLLNLGRDREALEVCDRALGMQPDDPVLHTCQKKAQESLERRDKMGDGE from the coding sequence ATGGTAGATTGGCGGAAAGTATGGCGGAGTCTGATTGCTCGTTTATCTCGATGGTGGCAACAGATCTCGAAGAAGCTACGGAGGACTTCGGCTGCTAGTGCTGATTCCCCTCAAAGACCGCCCCTCAGTTATACTCACTATGAATTCCTGTTTAATCAGCTTCTGGAAGGGGTAAATACCCAAGGATGGAGCCTCAAAGAAATCAATCAATTTTTTAGCCAATGGCAAGAGCGCACAACTGAAGAAGAATGGTTGGCATGGTTAGAGCGCTTTGGTGAACGGGTTTTAGAGTCTCGTTCGCCTAATCTGGAGTTAGCTCAACGGATGGTCAAGTTAGCAAACGTTTATCCTAGACCTTTGGGACAATGTTCCCGTGAAATTGGTTTGGCTCTTTTGGAGCGCCCCAGAGAAGCAGAACCGGAAGTCATCGAAGAACCGCAGGTAGACGAGTCACCCCCGGTAGTAGAAGAAAAACCGGTGGTGCTAGAGCCTCCAGCAATCAAGAAACTTCCGATTCCTAAGCCTCCTGAACCCCAAGAGAAGCCTAAAGAGAATCTTCAACCGCCTCAGAAACGTCCTCAACCCCGTCTAGAGTTACCCTCTTTGAATAGTTTGTCAGGGGTATTGCATTGGTTGCAATTACGACCCCAGATGGTGCAACAGTTGGCACAACAGATGGGTATGGAGACGAATAAACCAGAGGAAGTATTACAGGAATTGAAAATGAGGGCGCTGATGAAGTCAAGTGTGGAGCAGGAGCAACAGGGAAATTTACGGGGGGCGATCGCCTATGTGGATCGGGCACTAAGTTTAAATACTCAGTCAGCTATCGCCTGGGCCATGAAAGGAGATCTATTATTTAAGTTACAGAAATTTGAACAGGCGATCGCGGCCTACGATCGCACAATAACGGTTAACCCTAACGATGAGCAAACCTGGTATAACCGAGGAATGGCTCAGTTTCAGTTGCAGAACTTTGAGTTAGCCTTGGCAAGTTTTGAACAGGCGCTGAATCTAGAACCGAGTTTTTATGCAGCTTGGAAAAACAAGGCGATTTCCCTGTTGAATTTAGGACGCGATCGCGAAGCTCTTGAAGTGTGCGATCGCGCTTTAGGGATGCAACCCGACGATCCAGTATTACACACCTGCCAGAAAAAGGCACAGGAGAGTTTAGAGCGTCGGGATAAAATGGGGGATGGGGAATAG